The following are encoded together in the Cheilinus undulatus linkage group 3, ASM1832078v1, whole genome shotgun sequence genome:
- the olfml3b gene encoding olfactomedin-like protein 3A — protein sequence MRGLVVLVTLACFASAQHQALIDYLERRLLAIEDRISLWHEQTTRYASELRELKQQMVSQLESLDKEKETLRMNLDSVGTRVDRVERELDYLETQNGAQPCVDMDDKLIEQQVTLVKEKQRAKYSKLSDCSDMISSIKAMKILKRAGGPKGTWTKDTSRGSGKVFIFNGTDDDTIHEFSSVQEFTRSQGLSLSRNLKLPSAWRGTGHVVFNNHAYYINQVAEMMVVKYNMRNGSVTDSAVFPVQDHVPVYGLSSETVMDLAVDEEGLWAIYSTRQNEGHISLAKMDANSLDIEQMWDTNCPRENAEAAFVICGTLYVVYNTKQPGRSRVQCVFDVNDMVANEEAPLVYFPKRYGAHSSLKYNPQEQLLYAWDDGYQILYKLIMKKKLEI from the exons ATGAGAGGACTTGTTGTCTTGGTAACTTTGGCCTGCTTTGCCAGCGCTCAGCACCAGGCTCTGATTGACTATTTGGAGCGGAGGCTGCTCGCTATTGAG GACCGGATCTCTCTCTGGCATGAACAGACAACCCGGTATGCCTCAGAGCTGCGGGAGCTGAAACAACAAATGGTTTCCCAGCTAGAGAGCCtggacaaagaaaaagagacacTTAGGATGAATCTGGACAGTGTGGGGACAAGGGTGGACCGAGTGGAGCGGGAGTTGGACTACCTGGAGACCCAGAATGGAGCTCAGCCATGTGTGGACATGGATGACAAGTTGATTGAGCAGCAGGTGACACTGGTGAAAGAAAAGCAGAGGGCCAAGTATTCAAAACTGTCAG ACTGCAGTGACATGATCTCCAGCATTAAAGCCATGAAGATCTTGAAGCGAGCAGGAGGGCCAAAGGGCACGTGGACCAAAGACACCAGCAGAGGCTCTGGGAAGGTCTTCATTTTTAATGGTACAGATGATgacaccatccatgagttttcaTCTGTGCAGGAGTTCACTCGATCGCAAGGTTTGTCTCTGTCCAGGAACCTGAAGCTGCCGTCTGCCTGGAGGGGAACAGGACACGTCGTCTTCAACAATCATGCTTATTACATAAATCAGGTGGCAGAGATGATGGTGGTTAAATATAACATGAGGAATGGCTCTGTGACAGACAGTGCAGTGTTCCCGGTGCAGGACCATGTCCCAGTTTATGGTCTGTCCTCTGAGACAGTGATGGACCTGGCTGTAGACGAAGAGGGCCTGTGGGCCATCTACTCCACACGACAGAATGAGGGGCACATCTCTCTGGCGAAAATGGACGCAAACTCACTTGACATTGAACAGATGTGGGACACAAACTGTCCAAGAGAGAATGCGGAGGCAGCTTTCGTCATCTGTGGCACTCTGTATGTGGTGTACAACACCAAGCAGCCAGGCCGCTCTCgtgttcagtgtgtgtttgatgtCAATGACATGGTGGCCAACGAAGAAGCACCGCTGGTTTACTTTCCAAAGCGTTACGGAGCCCACTCCAGTCTGAAGTACAACCCACAGGAGCAGCTGCTGTACGCCTGGGACGACGGCTACCAGATCCTGTACAAACTTATCATGAAAAAGAAGCTAGAAATCTGA